In a single window of the Amycolatopsis sp. cg5 genome:
- a CDS encoding acetyl-CoA carboxylase biotin carboxylase subunit family protein: MLAIAYERGAASGAEVATALAADTPLAFLLPASDYTAWVKPVLEELGTVVPLTGGDEDIDRVKALSPDGIMTFSESMLRDTSRLTTALGLPGHRLETTHMLTDKLAQRRRLAEAGVDSVRQHVIDTPADWPAATKAIGYPAIVKPLYGGGSRDTYHVPDAETARKLAETLPGGMVLEEFIQGRPSLPYGDYVSVESLCSPDAITHVAVTGKFPQMPPFRELGHIWPADLPSDELAGVCELVTRALRALGVDFGVAHTEVKMTADGPRIIEVNGRLGGYINELSRRAAGLDLVRIGGLLALGEHAWSEPVDPIRVHFQYWGAGPTDPCELVATHGVKAARRVKGITGYRPLIRPGQRLDGGVMTTQMHLLCGDTEDHVAMFAALDEAIAHLTYEFRFDDGETALQAPPSTWRT, translated from the coding sequence GTGTTAGCCATCGCGTACGAGCGCGGCGCGGCGTCGGGCGCCGAGGTCGCGACGGCGCTGGCCGCCGACACTCCGCTCGCGTTCCTGCTCCCCGCCTCCGACTACACCGCCTGGGTCAAGCCGGTGCTCGAAGAGCTCGGCACGGTCGTCCCGCTGACCGGCGGCGACGAGGACATCGACCGCGTCAAAGCCCTGTCCCCCGACGGGATCATGACGTTCAGCGAGTCGATGCTGCGTGACACGTCGAGACTCACGACCGCGCTCGGCCTGCCGGGGCATCGCCTCGAAACGACCCACATGCTGACCGACAAGCTCGCCCAGCGCCGCCGTCTGGCGGAAGCCGGGGTCGATTCGGTACGCCAGCACGTGATCGACACTCCCGCGGACTGGCCGGCGGCGACCAAGGCGATCGGCTATCCCGCGATCGTGAAACCCTTGTACGGCGGGGGAAGCCGCGACACCTACCACGTGCCGGACGCCGAAACGGCCCGGAAACTGGCCGAGACCTTGCCCGGCGGGATGGTGCTCGAGGAGTTCATCCAGGGCAGGCCGAGCCTGCCGTACGGCGACTACGTCTCGGTCGAAAGCCTGTGCTCCCCCGACGCCATCACGCATGTCGCGGTCACCGGCAAGTTCCCGCAGATGCCGCCGTTCCGCGAACTCGGCCACATCTGGCCCGCAGACCTGCCGTCCGACGAGCTGGCCGGGGTGTGCGAACTGGTGACGCGCGCGCTGCGTGCGCTCGGCGTCGACTTCGGCGTCGCGCACACCGAGGTCAAGATGACCGCGGACGGGCCGAGGATCATCGAGGTCAACGGCAGGCTCGGCGGGTACATCAACGAGCTGAGCCGACGCGCGGCCGGCCTCGACCTGGTGCGGATCGGCGGGCTGCTGGCGCTCGGCGAGCACGCCTGGTCCGAGCCGGTCGACCCGATCCGGGTGCACTTCCAGTACTGGGGCGCCGGGCCGACCGACCCGTGCGAGCTGGTCGCGACGCATGGCGTCAAGGCCGCGCGCCGCGTCAAGGGCATCACCGGCTACCGGCCGCTGATCCGCCCAGGGCAGCGGCTCGACGGCGGCGTGATGACCACGCAGATGCATCTGCTGTGCGGTGACACCGAGGATCACGTGGCGATGTTCGCCGCGCTGGACGAGGCGATCGCGCACCTGACCTACGAATTCCGTTTCGACGACGGCGAGACGGCCTTGCAGGCACCGCCGAGCACGTGGAGGACCTGA